The Kosmotoga olearia TBF 19.5.1 sequence AAAATTGACCCGTTACCCCCTGGAAAAAAAGACCTTCTTGAGCGAGATAATAGAAACAATCTGCTCAAGGAGGTATACGAGGGGTGAAAAACGTGTACGAGGTCAAAGAGATTCAACGGCTCTATCAGGAATATGGTTCTATTCGTGAGGTAACAAGACTCACCGGGATATCCCGGAACACTGTTAGGAAGTATTTACGCAGAATCGAAGCAGTGAAATTAGGAAGCGCAAAGGAAGTGATTGTTAGGAAGCCCGTTCCTTTTAAGCGTCGGACGATTGAGCCAAGGACAGTAGCGAGGATTGAAGAACTCCTGGATTCCAACAAGGACAAACCCAAGAATTTGCAATTCACCGCGAAGAAAATCTGGCAAATGGTGGTTAAGGAAGGACACAAGATAAGTTATACCTCGGTGAAAAGGATTGTTCGCAAATGGAAGGAAGAACACGGTCAAAGGGATGTCTACATCATTCAGAAGCCGGATGGTAAACGAGCTGAATTTGATTGGGGAGAGGTGGAACTGGTCATTGCCGGTGAAAAAGGGAAATACCCTGCTGCATTCATGGTACTGAATCGTTCGCTGTATCGTTTTTCCAGGGTCTTTGAAAGAGAAACTGCCCAGGAGGTAATCCAGGCACACATAGACTTTTTCGAGGAGATTGGTGGTGTACCACAGGAGATATTCTACGACAACATGAAGGTGGTGAAAGACAGGAAGAACCTGAACAAGAACTTCGTCAAATTTGCCACCTTCTTTGGATTCACTCCCAGGTTGTGTAATCCTTATTCACCCCAGGAAAAGGGGACAGATGAGGAAAGTGTTGGTTTCGTTAGAAATTGGGTATTCAGTGAAAGGAATGAATTCGATTCCCTGGAAGAAGCGAATGAATATTTAAAAGAAAAACTGGCAGAACTAAATGCTTCTCCTGTATATGGAAGAGAGTTAGTTCCGGTAAAAGCTCTCAATGAAGAAAAACTAAATGCATTACCTACCGCCAGCTACAACAACTATCGTCTTGAAGAAAGGATCATATCCAGATATTCGTTAATAATGCTGGACGGTAATTACTATTCTGTTCCTGAGGATTGCCCCGGGAAGAGAGTGCAGCTGAAGATATATCCAGACCGTATAGAAATATTGAAAGAAGGCAAAGTCGTTGCGGTTCACAAACGCTTAAGAGGTAAAGGTAAATACGCCATACAGATAGCTCACTACCTGAACACCCTAAGAAAAAAGCCTGGAGCCCTTGCAGGATCAAGAGCCTTCCAGGCATTAAACGACACACTAAAAGTCGTGTTCGGCAAATATTATACCACTAAGCCAAGGGAATTCGTACAATTACTGGAATTATTGAACGATTATGACGAAAAAACCTTCTGCGAAAAAATAGAAGAGCTCTTTGAAAACGGGATTATCCCAACAGCAGACATAATGAGAAACCTATTACAACAAAAGCCCATACAATATGAAACCTTTGACTATCCTTTGAAGATACAGATAGACCACGGTGATCCTTCTGAGTTCGACAGATTGGTAGGTGTTCACCGTGGATGAAAAACTAATGAGATTGTGCAAAAGGCTGAAAACACCGGGAATATTCAACAGTTACGAGAGAATCACTAGACAAGCTCAACAAGAAGGCATGAGTTACATTGAATTCCTTCTGGAGATACTGGAATCGGAAGTACAATCCAGAGAAAGCAGAAACATAGTGAAAAAAATAAAACGGGCTGGATTTCCAACACCCAAAAGATTTGAAGAACTCAACGAAGCAGCCCTTCCAGAAGACGCCAGGAAACATCTTAAAGAACTGAAATCGTTGAAATTTTTAAGCGAGAATAGAAACCTAATACTGCTGGGTAACTCCGGTACAGGAAAAACACATCTGGCAACGGCAATAGGAATAAAAGCCTGTGAAGAAGGATATAACGTTCTATTCAAAACAGCGGCAGGCCTGATTAACGAACTGAAAGAAGCAAAAGACGAAAAACAACTTGTGAGATACGCAAAACAATTCAAAAAGCTCGATCTGGTGATAATAGACGAATTGGGATACATTTCCTTTGACATTGAAGGTGCAGAGCTGCTCTTCCAATACCTGGCAATGAGATACGAGACAAAGAGCACGTTAATTACAACGAATCTCGTGTTCTCAGAATGGATAAAGATTTTCCATGATAAAGCCCTAACCATGGCATTGTTAGACAGAATTACACACAACGCTTTGATCCTCAATATGTCTGGAAGAAGTTACAGAAGAAGGGATATTTTAGAAGATACCTGAGGTGGGTAGCGGGTCATTTCCTTATGGCCCTCCCGGGTCAAAAACCTATTGACTTTATACACAAAGTGGAGGGTTTGATTCTAAAAAATTGTAACGGTTAGAGTTAGAGGCAGTTTAAAAACAATTTTAGCCCAACGTGTTTATTAACTTTTCTAGAGCTTTTTCAACTGAGGCTTTAATTGTATTAACGTCGGAGGAAACCATGAGTCTTTTATCAGCCTTTTCTATTTTTATTAGGTCACTTTCTATTAAATACCAGATGTGATGTGAAATCTCTGAGTTTGATAATTTCAAGGTTCTTCCCAGATCTGATACATCTATTTTTTCTTTCACAGCTGCTTTTAATATTTGAATTCTTATTTCGTTTCCCAGAGACTTAAAAAGGAGGCTGACACAACTTAAAGTATCATCTTTCTTTTCAGCGGCTTTATGTATCCGATCGTAGCCGTTTATGCTCATCACCATATCGTCATTTATGGAGCTTAAAGATGAAAGACCATAGAAATAAGAAACACCAAGAACGATTTTTTCTGCCTTCATTGCGAATTCCTGAGATAGTACGAGCTTTTTTAAATATTCTTCCCCATAGTCATTCAAGTAACCTTCTAAAAATCTCAGGTAGTTCTGATTAGATTTTTTTACTTTATCTTCTATTGGCTTAAATATATGCTCATAATACCATTCGAGCAAGTATAGATAATCCTGCTTGGCTTTTGAAGGGTCTGAAAAGAATTCAAGAACCACTGCCTTTTGTTCCACAGGGAAAAGCAGATTCTTGCTTATAAACATGAGCATCTTTTCCTGGTCGTCGATGAGTTCCTCGATGAGTTTTTCGAATGATTCAACCTTTTCATCCTTCTCAATAATCGGACCAAAGCCTGAGCAAATAAAATGCTGTAGAAGTTCTTTTTCGGACATATTTCTAATAAAATTAATGAATTCTTCAACGCTTTTGATATCGTGACGTACTATGTTTAGTGCCAGGCAGAGACCAAAAGAGGTTTCCCAATGGAAATATTTGTCCATCAATTCTTTGATATCTTCAGGTAATTCTTGAAGAGTCTCATTTATCCATGCTACCAGTTCCGGAGATGGGTAGAATTTGTTCTTTATCCCGGGTTTGTCGTATGCACTTCTAAATTTTTCGTTATTGTTGAGTCTTTCGAGACTCATCAGAAAGTCATAGACGATTGAATCGGTCAGAACAACTTTTTCAATTAAACTCATGCATTTAACCCCCTTCACTTTCAACCTTTAAACTCCTTGAGAAGGGGGGCTTTTTAACTGCCCCCTGTCATCCCCTTGGTTGTTTTGTATATATTACCACTCTGTTAGAACACGATAGAACAGTTGAGCATATATTCTTGCCAGCATTATCAGATCATCGATGAGGACTCTCTCATCGGGTTTGTGACCGGTGAACTCCCTACCCGGGAAAAGTGCTCCAAAGGCTACAGCATTGGGAACAGCTCTGGCGTAGGTCCCGCCACCGGTTGTGAGAAGCTTTGCTTCTTCCCCTGTAACCTCTTCATAGACTTCTTTAAGAAGTCTCACAAGATCGCTGTCTGGTGACATATAGAGTGGATCATGATGATGTTTCCTTTCCACTGTTAAGCCCTTCATTGCTTCTTTTACCTGCGAGAAAATCCGTTCTTCGTTGAAGAAGACTGGATATCTTATGTTTATAACCGCTTCTAACGCGTCTCCGTTTGCCTTGAGTGTTCCTAGATTTACCGTAAGGGGTCCTGTGATTCCATCCATCCCGGAAATCCCGAGGGAATTACCATCGATTTCATAGCCGATTTTTTCGTTCAGAAGTTTAATAAACCTTTCAAATGACTCGTTGTTTAAATTTAGCTTTGAAAGAAGGTCGAGCATTGGAGCTATCGCGTTGACACCATTTTGAGGTTCTGCACCGTGTGCTGAAACGCCTTCGAAGTTAATTCTCAGTTTGGTTCCTTCCTTTTTCCAGTTTATCTTAGTATCATTCTTTGGTTTGAATTCTTTGAGAAGCTTTTCTGCCTCATCGAGTTCTCCGTTGAGCACAACATAAGCGGATGCTGGAACCATATTCGAAGCGTTGCCACCATCAATTTCTTCTATTCGCAAGTTTCCCTTCCATTCTCCTGTTTCCCCAAGAAAATGATAGTTTACTATTCCCTTCTCCGCGTGAATGATAGGGAACGAAGCATCGGGGGTAACGGACATTTCAGGAATTTCTTCTTTTTTGAGGTAATAATCAATACCCTTCCAGCCTGACTCTTCATCTGTACCGAATATAACTCTAATTCTGTTTTTGACTGGAATTCCAGAATCTTTTACAGCCTTAAGTGCGTAAAGAGCGGCTATCGTTGGTCCTTTATCATCAATTGCTCCTCTACCCCATATATAACCATATTTTATAACCCCACTGTAAGGATCGACGCTCCAACTGTCACCTTCCGGAACAACATCAAGGTGACCTAAAACTCCAAACAGTTTTCCTGAGTTACCGAATTCGGCGTGCCCTGCGTAATTATCTACGTTTTTAACGTTGAACCCCAGAGATTCACTCAATTTAAGGGCATAATCCAATGCTTTTTTAACACCTTCACCAAATGGAGCATCGGGTTTTGGCGTTCCTTCAACGGAGGGTATTTTAATAAGTTCTGAAACGGATTCAACTATTTTGTCGCGCAATTCAAGAACCATTTTGTCAATTTTTGTATTCACGCTTTCTCCTCCAATCTTTTTGTGATTTCTCTTACATATTGTGTTTCTCCGCGATGACATAGTAAAGTTCCTTCATTGGAAACAACGACTATCATATCTTCAACATGAGAAATACCGATATTCCTCTGTGTGGTATTTACTAGAAGAGAATTTCTTACATTGTGTAGAATAAAATTTCCCTTAACGACGTTACCATTTTCATCCTTTTCTTCCAGATCGTAAACGGAATCCCAGCTTCCAACATCGTTCCAATAAAAGTTCGCTGGAATTACAATAACATTATCTGCTTTTTCCATTATCCCATAATCTACAGAAATGTTGGGCATGCCCTTGTAAACGCTCTCAAGTTTCGAATAATCATTTTTGATTTCTTTCATAGCTGAGTTGATATCCTTTAAGTGCGAAGCAAGAGCTTTATCGAAAGAGGATTTTTTCCATACAAACATTCCAGAATTCCAGTAAAAACGTCCATCTTTTACATAACGTTGGGCGACATCAAAAGAAGGCTTTTCGTGGAATTTTTTTACGGTGAAACTTCCCGTTTCTGAATTGAATGTCTCACCTCTTTCAATATAACCGTAACCTGTATGAGGTGAATTTGGTGTAATACCTATAGTGACAAGGATATTGTTTTTTGATGCTTCTTTGATTGCGGAATTCATGGTTCTTTCAAAGGTTTCTTTATCTCTTATAATATGATCAGAAGGTAGAACTACTATTATATCTTCATCAGAAGCATGCAAACACCCCAGAGCGATTGCAGGAGCAGTATTACGCCTGAAAGGCTCTATCAATATGTTTTGTTGCGGAAAATTCGGAAGATAATTCGTGAACAATGCTTTTTGTTCTCGGGTGGTAACTATATAGATTTTATCCGCAAATGCCTGTGCCCTTTCCACTGTTAGCTCTATTAGAGTTTTTTCTGCTCCAAAAATGTGAAATTGCTTTGGCTTTTTTCTGGTACTGAGGGGCCACAACCTTTCCCCTATACCCCCTGCCATTATTACTGCGATTATCAAAAGTATCACCTCCATTATATTAGGATATCAGAAAAAAAGGGAGTTGTTTCAAAATGTAGTATAATTGTTAAAGGTGGATATGATTCGTATATGTGGGGTCGATTGTATGAGATATTTGTTTCCCCTTTTTATAATGGTGGCGGTTTCAGTTCTTATAACGACAATTTTTATCATACAAGGGTTCACTTTTAACTTCCAGCTGGAGATAGTCCCTTTGATTGCTTTTTATGTATTTACTGATCTATTTAGGATAAAAAAATCAAAGATAAAACTTGTCACCAATTTTGCTGGTGCAGTTCCTATTGTAGTTTTTGGGGCACCGTATTTTCTTCCTTTTATTGCATTTTTCTCCAGTTTCTTTAAAAAACACTCTGAAGGGCCTGACTTGATAAAAAGAAAGCTGTACGGGGCCCTTCACTATTTCGTTATGTACGGAGTTGCCGTATATTTTTCGGATAACGTAAGAAACCCCTACATAGCTCTGCTGGTGTTTGCAATAGTGGCAAAAGCACTGAACTTTATTATGGGAGATCTGTTGTACGCGTATATTAGAAAAAAACAGGTATTTGATTCGGAGCTGTTGAAAGTTAGTGGTATAGAATTTATTTATTTTGTATTTCTCGCGATTTATGGTGGCCTTATGTGGCGGCTTTATGAACTTGGCCTTGCTTTTGAAACCATTTTAGTTTTCCTTCTTTATCCTGTCATTGTGGGAATCGTTTGGGTATATGTTCAGTTTTCAAACATCTCTAAAGAACGAAAGAAAAGTATAGAAAGAATAGAGAGTATAAGGGAAAGGCTTAAAAAGATTTTAGAAATGATTTCAATAGTTCGATCAAATCCGGACTTTGAAGAGGCGTTAAATACAATGGCGCAAATAGTAAATGACGCGTTAGGTTACAAATACTGTATTATAAATCTTCTGGATAGAAGGAATAATAAGATAATTCGTGTTGCACAATCAGGATTAACAAAAGAAGAGTTCGATAAGCTGAAGTCAAATCCTCCACCGATTGACTATATAATGCAGGTTTTAGATGACCAGTTCAAAGTAAGTAGATCGTATTTTATACCTGAAGGTGCTAAAGAGATTGATACCACATATGCTTATGTCGGCGATTACGATGAACTTTTGAAATCCGAAGCAGAATGGAAGCCGGGCGATGTATTGATTGTTCCCATAATGAGAAACGAAGAAATGGTTGGTTATATATCTGTCGACGCGCCCAAAGATGGAAAAAGGCCTCAGTTTGAAGATATTGAAATGCTCGAAATCATCGCGGATCAAATATTGAGAGTAATAGAGGATTCAACCAGGTTCAGAGAAATTCTTATGGCTAGTAAGACCGATCTTGCAACAGGGCTGTACACCCATACAGAATTTTATTCAGTCTTAGAAAAACTAATAAAATCGAAAGAAAAACGTTTCTCAATCATTATGATAGACCTTGACAACTTCAAGGAAATAAATGATACCTATGGGCATGTTGTTGGAGATCAGGTGATAGAAAAGATAGCTCGGGTTATAAGGAAGAACCTTAGAAAGAAAGATATTGGTGCAAGATACGGTGGAGATGAATTCGCTGTAATCGCTATGGATGCTTCAAAAGCAGACGCTATGAATATTGCTAAAAGGATCAGTAAGGAGATAAGAGAAATATCTGTAGGACAGATAAAAATGAGAGTAACATGTAGTATGGGGATTGCCTCATATCCTTTCGACGGTGAAAGTGCTTCTGATCTGGTTGAAAAAGCTGATAGGGCTTTGTACGCTGCGAAAAAAGCCGGGAAAAATAAAATTTATGCTATCTAAGATTCTATTGATTTTGATATCACTCGCTTAAAAACTTCAACAACTTTTGGATCAAAAGATTTTCCTTTCTCACTTTCAATGATCCTCAATGCTTCTTTTTTGGGGTATTGTGCTCTGTGGAATCTTTTTGAGATAATGGCGAAATATGTATCAACCAGATTGACAACCTTGGCTCTTGTTGATATATGATCACCGGATAGACCATCCGGGTATCCCTGGCCATTGTAGCGTTCATGATGGTGCTTTATGATATCTTCCAGAAGTGGTGATAGCGAGAGTTGAGAAACTAATCTTGCTCCGATTAACGGATGTTTTTCAACAATTGCCCTTTCATTTTCCGTTAGGATCCCCGGTTTGTGGAGAATGCTTTCAGGAATTTCTATCATCCCGATATCATGGAGAATAACGCCAAACTCTATAGCTTCAAGCTCTTCTTCATCTTGTACCCCTAATTCCTGAGCTGTCAAAAGTGCTACTTCCACCATCGTTTTAATATCAGGTGTCACGCTGTGAGAACGTTCTTCGATCTCTTGTCCGAGTGCCGTAAGGAGCTTTTTGAAATGTGCTCTAGCAATTTCGCGTTCCAATTCGATTTTTTTCTTACACTTTTCCAGTCCCTCTCTTAACTTACCTAGCTCGTTGAGTAGCTTTTTCCGTTCGGAAGAACAGGACTTGATTGCTGTAAGTAATTTTATGTGTTCCTTATAATGTACGATTACCTTTCTGTCTCGATTTTCGAGTACTTTGGAAAGCTCTTTTTGGTCATTTTGGATTTCATTTGTTTCTGCAGCGATTTTACTAATTGTAAGAGCTAAAGGAAGGTATGATATGAAAATTATAATACCTAATGAAACAAGAAGGAACATAAGGGAATTTATCCATTGTTCTCCGATTCCTAGAACATAATCCGAACCCAAAATATTGAATGTTGTGAACTGATAAAAATGATCTGACCCCTTCAAAACATCTTTGCTAGATTCACTCAACACCAATGGCGTTGAAGAATATAGTATTTTTCCATTTTCGTCCGCTATGTACCAAATAATTTTTGGAACATTGAAAAATTTCTCTATGAATTTTATGGGTACCTCGACCAAATATCCCTTATCGTTCTCTTTTTTCAGAAACTTGAAGCTGGTTTCCTCACATAGAATGCCTTCTCCTATTGAAAAGTTTTGATCCCCTATCAGGCGTTCTAATTCGATTCCCCTCACTGTTCCATCTTCAACCGGTTCGATAAAAACACCCGGAAGCTCAGGATTTACAGAGATCATTTGCAGAATTGACTCGAAGTTTTCTTTTGCCATGGTAGCTCTATCTCGGACACTTTTTGTGTATATAGAAGAAATTAAAACAATCGCGATAACCGTCCACACAATATAATTGATCCAAACAGCAGCAACTGCGCGTTTTGAATACTTCTTCAAATCACCAATGCTTTTCTCCATTGAAAACTTCCTCCAATGTTATTATGCTGCATTCCTTTGTTGCGTAATAATTTTCGGTAATCGTAACCGGGCCATCTATCCCCTCAAAAGAAAAGTTTATAAGTTCTGTAAATGCCCGCTTTAAATCATTGTGATATCTTTCCAAAAGCAGTTTAGCAAGGATGACGGCGTTATAAGTTCCAACGTAGTCGGCATTTTTACTTGGCGCTATCTTTTTCGAAACAGGCATAAACACTTTCAATTTATCGATATATTTTTTGGAAAAGAGCAAAAGATTTTTGTCCATAGCATAATCAGAAGCATATATTTTTCCTTTATAACCTATGTCGAAGAGTTTTTTGCACAGCATACCCGT is a genomic window containing:
- the istA gene encoding IS21-like element ISKol1 family transposase, yielding MKNVYEVKEIQRLYQEYGSIREVTRLTGISRNTVRKYLRRIEAVKLGSAKEVIVRKPVPFKRRTIEPRTVARIEELLDSNKDKPKNLQFTAKKIWQMVVKEGHKISYTSVKRIVRKWKEEHGQRDVYIIQKPDGKRAEFDWGEVELVIAGEKGKYPAAFMVLNRSLYRFSRVFERETAQEVIQAHIDFFEEIGGVPQEIFYDNMKVVKDRKNLNKNFVKFATFFGFTPRLCNPYSPQEKGTDEESVGFVRNWVFSERNEFDSLEEANEYLKEKLAELNASPVYGRELVPVKALNEEKLNALPTASYNNYRLEERIISRYSLIMLDGNYYSVPEDCPGKRVQLKIYPDRIEILKEGKVVAVHKRLRGKGKYAIQIAHYLNTLRKKPGALAGSRAFQALNDTLKVVFGKYYTTKPREFVQLLELLNDYDEKTFCEKIEELFENGIIPTADIMRNLLQQKPIQYETFDYPLKIQIDHGDPSEFDRLVGVHRG
- the istB gene encoding IS21-like element ISKol1 family helper ATPase IstB, which gives rise to MRLCKRLKTPGIFNSYERITRQAQQEGMSYIEFLLEILESEVQSRESRNIVKKIKRAGFPTPKRFEELNEAALPEDARKHLKELKSLKFLSENRNLILLGNSGTGKTHLATAIGIKACEEGYNVLFKTAAGLINELKEAKDEKQLVRYAKQFKKLDLVIIDELGYISFDIEGAELLFQYLAMRYETKSTLITTNLVFSEWIKIFHDKALTMALLDRITHNALILNMSGRSYRRRDILEDT
- a CDS encoding ArsR family transcriptional regulator codes for the protein MSLIEKVVLTDSIVYDFLMSLERLNNNEKFRSAYDKPGIKNKFYPSPELVAWINETLQELPEDIKELMDKYFHWETSFGLCLALNIVRHDIKSVEEFINFIRNMSEKELLQHFICSGFGPIIEKDEKVESFEKLIEELIDDQEKMLMFISKNLLFPVEQKAVVLEFFSDPSKAKQDYLYLLEWYYEHIFKPIEDKVKKSNQNYLRFLEGYLNDYGEEYLKKLVLSQEFAMKAEKIVLGVSYFYGLSSLSSINDDMVMSINGYDRIHKAAEKKDDTLSCVSLLFKSLGNEIRIQILKAAVKEKIDVSDLGRTLKLSNSEISHHIWYLIESDLIKIEKADKRLMVSSDVNTIKASVEKALEKLINTLG
- the pepV gene encoding dipeptidase PepV produces the protein MNTKIDKMVLELRDKIVESVSELIKIPSVEGTPKPDAPFGEGVKKALDYALKLSESLGFNVKNVDNYAGHAEFGNSGKLFGVLGHLDVVPEGDSWSVDPYSGVIKYGYIWGRGAIDDKGPTIAALYALKAVKDSGIPVKNRIRVIFGTDEESGWKGIDYYLKKEEIPEMSVTPDASFPIIHAEKGIVNYHFLGETGEWKGNLRIEEIDGGNASNMVPASAYVVLNGELDEAEKLLKEFKPKNDTKINWKKEGTKLRINFEGVSAHGAEPQNGVNAIAPMLDLLSKLNLNNESFERFIKLLNEKIGYEIDGNSLGISGMDGITGPLTVNLGTLKANGDALEAVINIRYPVFFNEERIFSQVKEAMKGLTVERKHHHDPLYMSPDSDLVRLLKEVYEEVTGEEAKLLTTGGGTYARAVPNAVAFGALFPGREFTGHKPDERVLIDDLIMLARIYAQLFYRVLTEW
- a CDS encoding mannose-1-phosphate guanylyltransferase, yielding MILLIIAVIMAGGIGERLWPLSTRKKPKQFHIFGAEKTLIELTVERAQAFADKIYIVTTREQKALFTNYLPNFPQQNILIEPFRRNTAPAIALGCLHASDEDIIVVLPSDHIIRDKETFERTMNSAIKEASKNNILVTIGITPNSPHTGYGYIERGETFNSETGSFTVKKFHEKPSFDVAQRYVKDGRFYWNSGMFVWKKSSFDKALASHLKDINSAMKEIKNDYSKLESVYKGMPNISVDYGIMEKADNVIVIPANFYWNDVGSWDSVYDLEEKDENGNVVKGNFILHNVRNSLLVNTTQRNIGISHVEDMIVVVSNEGTLLCHRGETQYVREITKRLEEKA
- a CDS encoding diguanylate cyclase, with amino-acid sequence MRYLFPLFIMVAVSVLITTIFIIQGFTFNFQLEIVPLIAFYVFTDLFRIKKSKIKLVTNFAGAVPIVVFGAPYFLPFIAFFSSFFKKHSEGPDLIKRKLYGALHYFVMYGVAVYFSDNVRNPYIALLVFAIVAKALNFIMGDLLYAYIRKKQVFDSELLKVSGIEFIYFVFLAIYGGLMWRLYELGLAFETILVFLLYPVIVGIVWVYVQFSNISKERKKSIERIESIRERLKKILEMISIVRSNPDFEEALNTMAQIVNDALGYKYCIINLLDRRNNKIIRVAQSGLTKEEFDKLKSNPPPIDYIMQVLDDQFKVSRSYFIPEGAKEIDTTYAYVGDYDELLKSEAEWKPGDVLIVPIMRNEEMVGYISVDAPKDGKRPQFEDIEMLEIIADQILRVIEDSTRFREILMASKTDLATGLYTHTEFYSVLEKLIKSKEKRFSIIMIDLDNFKEINDTYGHVVGDQVIEKIARVIRKNLRKKDIGARYGGDEFAVIAMDASKADAMNIAKRISKEIREISVGQIKMRVTCSMGIASYPFDGESASDLVEKADRALYAAKKAGKNKIYAI
- a CDS encoding HD-GYP domain-containing protein; this encodes MEKSIGDLKKYSKRAVAAVWINYIVWTVIAIVLISSIYTKSVRDRATMAKENFESILQMISVNPELPGVFIEPVEDGTVRGIELERLIGDQNFSIGEGILCEETSFKFLKKENDKGYLVEVPIKFIEKFFNVPKIIWYIADENGKILYSSTPLVLSESSKDVLKGSDHFYQFTTFNILGSDYVLGIGEQWINSLMFLLVSLGIIIFISYLPLALTISKIAAETNEIQNDQKELSKVLENRDRKVIVHYKEHIKLLTAIKSCSSERKKLLNELGKLREGLEKCKKKIELEREIARAHFKKLLTALGQEIEERSHSVTPDIKTMVEVALLTAQELGVQDEEELEAIEFGVILHDIGMIEIPESILHKPGILTENERAIVEKHPLIGARLVSQLSLSPLLEDIIKHHHERYNGQGYPDGLSGDHISTRAKVVNLVDTYFAIISKRFHRAQYPKKEALRIIESEKGKSFDPKVVEVFKRVISKSIES